A window of Mytilus edulis chromosome 10, xbMytEdul2.2, whole genome shotgun sequence contains these coding sequences:
- the LOC139493070 gene encoding cerebellin-3-like, translated as MKSVQYQLKPVEDYDGKCDCNHIPSTPSNSRKVGFLVSNSKDLQNIGNGAIVVYDTVTNNLGGGYDKSTGVFTAPVEGLFYFTWTVLVHYGKTFYTQLNLNDTIVARNHAGASGMSTNMPSSQSVVLQMKKNDKVSIKIRNAGVYMIGDNL; from the exons ATGAAGAGTGTTCAGTACCAGTTAAAACCTGTGGAAGATTATGATGGAAAGTGTGACTGTAACCACATTCCTTCAACTCCAAGTAA TTCCAGAAAGGTTGGTTTTCTGGTATCTAATTCCAAAGATTTGCAGAATATTGGTAATGGTGCTATTGTTGTGTACGACACAGTAACTAACAATCTCGGAGGAGGATACGATAAGTCAACTGGTGTGTTCACTGCACCCGTAGAAGGTCTTTTCTACTTTACATGGACCGTTCTTGTTCACTATGGCAAAACTTTCTACACACAACTCAACCTGAATGACACTATTGTAGCAAGAAATCATGCTGGAGCTTCAGGGATGTCTACAAACATGCCATCTAGTCAGAGTGTTGTTTTACAAATGAAGAAAAATGACAAAGTGTCTATCAAGATTCGTAACGCAGGTGTATACATGATCGGAGATAACCTTTAG